Within Alteromonas sp. LMIT006, the genomic segment TTCTGCAATAACTCAAGCAGTACATGAAGTCGAGCAAGACATTCCACACAAAATAAAAACAACAATCGCCAACATATTGCTGGAGTAATACCCAATTATGTATTCAAAAATCATTGGCACGGGAAGCTATTTCCCCAGTGAGGTTCGCAGCAACGCCGACCTGGAACTTATGGTCGATACCTCAGATCAATGGATCACCGATCGCACTGGTATTAAAGAACGTCGTATTATTGGGCCAGATGAGACGGCTGGTACAATGGGTGCTGAAGCGGCTCGGTCAGCCTTCGAATATAATCAAATTGATCCTAAATCAATGGATATGATCGTGTGTGCCACAACGTCTGGGAAGACGGCTTTGCCCAGCACGGCATGCGAAATTCAACGTATTCTAGAGTTAGATGGTATTCCTGCGTTTGATGTGGCTGCAGCATGTGCCGGATTTTGTTATGCGCTCAGTGTTGCCGACCAATACATCAAGTCAGGTATGGCAAAGCGTATTTTGGTCATTGGCACAGACTGCTTGTCACGACTGGTCGACCCTAAAGATCGCTCTATGGTGATCTTATTCGGTGATGGCGCAGGCGCTACCATTATTGAAGCCTCTGAAGAACCGGGGATTTTATCCACCCATATTCATGCCGCCGGTTCCTATTCTGATTTATTGTATGTAGGGAATCCGACTCGTGGTGATGAAGCCTCCGTTCATGAAAATTGGGGGGTGATGAAAGGCAATGAAGTCTTCAAAATGGCGGTAACTAAGCTAAGTGAAGTGGTTGAGCAAACTCTTGCAGCGAATAATTTGGACAAATCCGACATTGATTGGTTAGTACCACATCAAGCTAACTTTCGCATTATCAACGCCATTGCCAAAAAGCTGAATATGTCACTTGAACAAGTTGTTATCACGCTCGAGTATTACGGAAATACGTCGGCCGCAACCGTTCCTACTGCTTTGGATACCGCTATTCGTGATGGTCGTATCCAACGTGGACAAAACTTATTGCTTGAAGCATTTGGCGGCGGATTCGCTTGGGCTTCTGCGTTAATTAAATATTAGTTCGAAAGGAATTTTTATGAGTAAAACCATTGCGATGGTCTTTCCTGGCCAAGGCTCTCAAGCGGTTGGTATGCTTGCAGAACTTGCCGAATACACGCCTATTATTACCGATACGTTTGCTGAGGCATCAGATGCCCTAGGTTATGATTTGTGGCAAGTAGTGAGCACCGATCCAAACAGCCAATTAAATCAAACAGAAGTCACGCAACCAGCATTATTAACAGCCTCGGTTGCGGTCTATCGAAGCTTGCAAGAATTAACTGATTTAACCGCTCATGCTTTGGCCGGTCATAGTCTGGGTGAGTATTCGGCCTTAACGTGTGCTGGCGTATTTTCGCTTGCGGATGCGGTGCAGCTGGTGCGTGCTCGTGGTCAATACATGCAAGCTGCAGTACCAGCAGGTGTAGGCGCTATGTACGCTATTATTGGTTTGGATGATGCCACGATTGAGCAAATCTGTGCGGATGTTGCGCAACAATCGGATGCAGTGGTGTCAGCTGTCAATTATAACTCCCCGGGTCAGGTGGTGATTGCCGGACATAAAGACGCTGTTGCTCAGGCCGGTGCTTTGTGTAAAGAGGCGGGTGCTAAGCGAGCATTGCCTCTTCCTGTTTCTGTTCCTTCTCATTGTGCCCTTATGCAGCCAGCAGCAGAGCAACTTGCCATACTGCTAGACGATATTGAGATGGCTAATCCGGTGCTTCCAGTGATCAATAACGTGGATGTTAAAGTGAATTTTGAAGCCGCAGCAATTCGCGATGCATTGGTACGTCAGTTGTATCGTCCAGTACAGTGGACGAAAACCGTTGAGTCGTTGTCAGCTCAAGGGATTACTACTGTACTAGAAGTTGGCCCAGGTAAAGTATTAACGGGCTTGAATAAACGCATTGTTAAGACGTTGGACTGTAGCAGCATTAATGCTCCAGAACATTTAGAAGTAGGATAAAAACATGTCAGATAAAAAAATTGCGTTAGTGACTGGTGCTTCACGTGGTATTGGTAAAGCCACCGCACTAGCACTCACCGAACAAGGGTATTTTGTGGTGGGTACGGCAACGAGTGAGAATGGAGCCGCTACTATTTCTGAGTATTTAGGTGAAAATGGTGCAGGCCGTGCACTGAATGTGACTGAAGAGGGGGCAATTGATGCATTAGTCGGTGAGGTCAGCACCACGTTTGGTCCGATTGCTATATTAATTAATAACGCTGGGATTACTCGCGATAACCTTCTCATGAGAATGAAAGACTCAGAATGGGATGACATAATTCAAACCAATCTCAGTGCTATTTTTAAACTGTCAAAAGCGGTTTTGCGTGGAATGATGAAACAGCGTTTTGGCAGAATTATTAATGTTGGTTCTGTCGTAGGGTCGACCGGTAATCCTGGTCAAGCGAACTATGCGGCGGCTAAAGCTGGCGTTATTGGTTTTTCTAAATCCATGGCTCGTGAAGTGGCATCTCGTGGAATTACCGTCAATGTCGTTGCGCCTGGGTTCATCGATACGGATATGACTAAGGTGCTCACCGACGAACAAAAAGCAGAAATATTCAAAGATATCCCTGCAAATCGCTTAGGCCAACCTGAAGAAATTGCTGCGGCTGTCGCTTTTTTGGCCACTGAATCGGCTGCTTACATTACGGGGGAAACCTTGCATGTAAACGGCGGTATGCACATGGGTTAAGGTTTTCTTGTAGTTTTACAACTTCTTGGCTATTATTGAGCCTTGAGGTGGTTTGACCACGAAGTTATAGCCAATCAAAACTTGCTAATATCACATTTGCAACCTAGAATACGTTAGATTTTTTTTCCAAAGAACAATTAGGGAATGTACAAAATGAGTAATATCGAAGAACGCGTCAAAAAAATTATCATTGAACAGCTTGGCGTTAAAGAAGAAGAAGTGAAATCTGAAGCGGCATTTGTTGATGACTTAGGCGCTGATTCTTTAGACACAGTTGAATTAGTAATGGCTCTTGAAGAAGAATTCGATACTGAAATCCCAGACGAAGAAGCTGAAAAGATCACGACTGTTCAATCTGCAATTGATTACATCAACGCGAACAGCGACGCATAATTTTATTTATGTGTGACTAAACGGCTCTTAACGGGCCGTTTTTTGTTTCTATTACAATAAATATATTTGCTTTAGGAGAATGTGATGGCAAAACGCAGAGTTGTCGTTACGGGTCTTGGGTTAATTACCCCAGTTGGTAATGACGTTGCTAGTACATGGCAGAACATCAAATCAGGCGTGTCAGGGGTAGGTCAAATTACCCATTTTGACGCAAGTGAGTACG encodes:
- a CDS encoding beta-ketoacyl-ACP synthase III, which gives rise to MYSKIIGTGSYFPSEVRSNADLELMVDTSDQWITDRTGIKERRIIGPDETAGTMGAEAARSAFEYNQIDPKSMDMIVCATTSGKTALPSTACEIQRILELDGIPAFDVAAACAGFCYALSVADQYIKSGMAKRILVIGTDCLSRLVDPKDRSMVILFGDGAGATIIEASEEPGILSTHIHAAGSYSDLLYVGNPTRGDEASVHENWGVMKGNEVFKMAVTKLSEVVEQTLAANNLDKSDIDWLVPHQANFRIINAIAKKLNMSLEQVVITLEYYGNTSAATVPTALDTAIRDGRIQRGQNLLLEAFGGGFAWASALIKY
- the fabD gene encoding ACP S-malonyltransferase, whose translation is MSKTIAMVFPGQGSQAVGMLAELAEYTPIITDTFAEASDALGYDLWQVVSTDPNSQLNQTEVTQPALLTASVAVYRSLQELTDLTAHALAGHSLGEYSALTCAGVFSLADAVQLVRARGQYMQAAVPAGVGAMYAIIGLDDATIEQICADVAQQSDAVVSAVNYNSPGQVVIAGHKDAVAQAGALCKEAGAKRALPLPVSVPSHCALMQPAAEQLAILLDDIEMANPVLPVINNVDVKVNFEAAAIRDALVRQLYRPVQWTKTVESLSAQGITTVLEVGPGKVLTGLNKRIVKTLDCSSINAPEHLEVG
- the fabG gene encoding 3-oxoacyl-ACP reductase FabG — its product is MSDKKIALVTGASRGIGKATALALTEQGYFVVGTATSENGAATISEYLGENGAGRALNVTEEGAIDALVGEVSTTFGPIAILINNAGITRDNLLMRMKDSEWDDIIQTNLSAIFKLSKAVLRGMMKQRFGRIINVGSVVGSTGNPGQANYAAAKAGVIGFSKSMAREVASRGITVNVVAPGFIDTDMTKVLTDEQKAEIFKDIPANRLGQPEEIAAAVAFLATESAAYITGETLHVNGGMHMG
- the acpP gene encoding acyl carrier protein, coding for MSNIEERVKKIIIEQLGVKEEEVKSEAAFVDDLGADSLDTVELVMALEEEFDTEIPDEEAEKITTVQSAIDYINANSDA